From Spirosoma aerolatum, one genomic window encodes:
- a CDS encoding RluA family pseudouridine synthase, whose protein sequence is MNDIAEEFSEEEELYEHHRIVVDKGQSLLRIDRFLMDRLSNATRTKIQAAIDAESVRVNGNLTKASYKVKPADVITISLAHPPRDTDIKPENIPLNIVYEDEDVLVLNKPAGMVVHPAHGNWDGTLVNGLVYHFQHLPTSRNGEIRPGLVHRIDKDTSGLMVIAKTEYAMTHLARQFFEHTIERTYNALAWGIPNPPDGTITGYIGRSVRDRKVQAIYDDETKGKWAVTHYKTLENLRYVALVQCNLETGRTHQIRAHMKHIGHPLFNDAMYGGDRILRGNPVGSYKAFVDNAFKLLPRQALHAKSLGFVHPRTRQWLQFDSSLPDDFQSALDKWRKLILANE, encoded by the coding sequence ATGAACGACATAGCCGAAGAATTTTCGGAAGAGGAAGAATTATACGAACACCACCGGATTGTGGTCGATAAGGGGCAGAGTCTGCTGCGAATCGATCGTTTTCTGATGGATCGACTATCAAACGCCACCCGAACCAAAATTCAGGCGGCTATTGATGCCGAATCCGTTCGGGTTAATGGCAACCTCACTAAAGCCAGTTATAAGGTTAAACCAGCCGATGTGATCACGATTTCGCTGGCACACCCACCTCGTGACACTGACATTAAACCCGAAAATATTCCGCTCAATATCGTTTACGAGGATGAAGACGTATTGGTACTCAATAAACCGGCGGGTATGGTAGTCCATCCGGCACATGGCAACTGGGATGGCACACTCGTAAACGGTCTGGTTTATCATTTTCAGCATTTGCCTACCTCCCGAAATGGCGAAATCCGTCCTGGACTCGTTCACCGGATCGACAAAGACACCTCGGGGCTGATGGTCATTGCCAAAACGGAATATGCCATGACTCACCTGGCCCGGCAGTTTTTTGAGCATACTATCGAACGAACGTATAACGCTCTGGCATGGGGCATCCCCAATCCGCCCGACGGTACCATAACCGGCTACATTGGCCGCTCCGTTCGCGACCGTAAAGTACAAGCCATTTACGACGACGAAACCAAAGGTAAGTGGGCCGTTACACACTACAAAACGCTTGAAAACCTACGGTATGTGGCACTGGTCCAATGTAATCTGGAGACCGGGCGAACTCACCAGATTCGGGCGCACATGAAGCATATTGGTCATCCGCTTTTCAACGACGCCATGTACGGGGGCGACCGCATTCTGCGGGGCAATCCCGTCGGGAGCTATAAAGCGTTTGTCGATAATGCTTTTAAGTTACTCCCTCGGCAGGCCCTTCATGCTAAATCGCTGGGCTTTGTTCATCCCCGTACCCGCCAATGGCTCCAGTTCGATTCGTCCTTACCCGATGACTTCCAGTCGGCTCTGGACAAATGGCGAAAGCTTATACTGGCTAATGAATGA
- a CDS encoding phosphotransferase family protein: MIAPDMPRSVRTGDELDQLRLTTYLHEHVPDMGEVVDVRQFPGGFSNLTYWLKTAHDEYVLRRPPVGANIKGGHDMGREFRVLSLLKGHYANIPEPIVYCETTDVLGAPFYIMKRIPGIILRATMAPTLTLAPERMRQLSESLIDNLVAIHRLDIEATGLVQLGKPDGYVQRQVVGWMKRYRQAETDKIPAMDQVGDWLQQNYPREQPPAFLHNDYKYDNVILAPDERTGEPTPEIKGVLDWEMATVGDPLMDLGATLAYWSEAGDSPAYRNFNLTWLPGNLTRREVVARYEAQSGRDLTDIVFYYVFGLYKNAVIAQQIYARWKQGYSQDARFGHLLPMIIELATKAAGTIERKIE, translated from the coding sequence ATGATTGCTCCTGATATGCCCCGGTCGGTTCGGACGGGCGACGAGTTGGATCAACTTCGGTTAACTACATATCTCCACGAGCACGTCCCAGACATGGGTGAGGTTGTGGACGTACGGCAGTTTCCAGGGGGCTTTTCAAACCTGACCTACTGGCTCAAAACGGCTCATGACGAATACGTATTACGTCGACCGCCCGTTGGGGCCAATATCAAAGGTGGGCATGATATGGGTCGTGAGTTTCGGGTGTTGTCGTTACTAAAAGGTCACTATGCTAACATACCGGAGCCGATTGTGTATTGCGAAACAACGGATGTACTCGGAGCGCCTTTTTATATCATGAAGCGCATTCCAGGTATTATTTTACGGGCAACGATGGCGCCAACGCTGACACTCGCTCCCGAACGTATGCGTCAGCTTTCTGAATCGTTGATCGATAATCTGGTAGCCATTCATCGGCTGGATATTGAAGCGACCGGGCTTGTTCAGCTTGGTAAGCCGGATGGCTACGTACAGCGACAGGTAGTGGGTTGGATGAAGCGATACCGACAAGCCGAGACGGATAAAATTCCGGCTATGGACCAGGTTGGCGACTGGCTTCAACAGAACTACCCGCGTGAGCAACCGCCCGCTTTTCTGCACAACGATTATAAGTATGATAACGTCATTCTGGCTCCTGATGAACGCACTGGCGAGCCAACGCCGGAAATTAAAGGGGTATTGGATTGGGAAATGGCCACCGTCGGCGATCCGCTGATGGACCTAGGCGCCACACTGGCGTATTGGTCTGAGGCAGGGGATAGTCCGGCCTATCGAAATTTTAACCTGACCTGGCTCCCCGGAAACCTAACCCGTCGGGAAGTGGTAGCCCGTTACGAAGCCCAAAGCGGTCGTGACCTGACCGATATTGTCTTCTATTACGTGTTTGGCCTTTACAAGAATGCCGTAATTGCCCAGCAGATTTACGCCCGCTGGAAGCAAGGCTACAGCCAGGATGCCCGCTTTGGCCATTTATTGCCCATGATTATTGAACTCGCTACCAAAGCGGCAGGGACGATAGAGCGGAAAATCGAATGA
- a CDS encoding nuclear transport factor 2 family protein, with the protein MTTQEIADRLVALCSEGKYEQAQRELYAQDAQSIEPASAQGMQSVAGLEAIVAKGNQFQAMIQEVHGGSVGGPLVAGNQIAMTIGLDLSFKDGNRMKMDEIAVYTVKDGKIVQEQFFY; encoded by the coding sequence ATGACAACACAGGAAATTGCCGACCGTTTGGTGGCACTCTGCAGCGAGGGTAAGTATGAGCAAGCCCAGCGCGAATTGTATGCTCAGGATGCCCAAAGTATTGAGCCCGCCAGTGCACAGGGTATGCAATCGGTAGCGGGATTGGAGGCTATCGTAGCAAAAGGGAATCAGTTTCAGGCTATGATTCAGGAAGTTCACGGTGGGAGCGTTGGCGGACCGTTGGTTGCGGGTAATCAAATCGCGATGACAATTGGCCTCGACCTAAGCTTCAAAGATGGTAACCGGATGAAGATGGATGAAATCGCCGTGTATACTGTAAAGGATGGAAAAATCGTGCAGGAGCAGTTTTTCTATTAA
- a CDS encoding transglycosylase domain-containing protein, which produces MTYRQQKALRIAGWAFLSIFLLACVGAGIAYSKRESLLQSTLERAIRKAKRDYKLNVHIGSAKFTGLSSVAFQDISVVPEDRDSLAHIQQVEVAVRFWPLLTGKIGLSGMLLDNGFIQVVKRDSLSNIDFLLHRKRDSTAVEEAPRETTRKTDLSEVAENLIDNILSKIPDDLNINNLAFRVMDNNDTLNLLTKSAIIQNEEVRSTIFLNGNQATWHIAGTADPADREYNLALYADGKPIEIPYIQKKYNLKVQVDTLRAELHDVDRTGGEFRMEGAGSVRNLRINHPAIARTDVLVPRAAMDAHLFVGKNYVGVDSSSTLHLGEVSAHPFLKYTLSETPDQSNLKQARHTSPDDEEPVGPGKIYEVQLHTGQMEAQSLFNSFPQGLFESLEGMQVAGKLKYDVTFRLDTSLPDSVEFNSGMTSEGFQILKMGQTDFAEINHPFVYTPYEKGKPVRDIIVGPSNPDYTPINEISPDLRNALLTSEDYNFFTHKGFNEKAFRVSIATNFKEKSFKRGASTISMQLVKNVFLNRNKTLSRKVEEILIVWLIENQHIVPKERMYEVYLNIIEWGRNIYGIGEAARYYFAKRPADLDLGESIFLAFVVPRPKHALDWFLPDGTLQTRNVRGYFRLIGRIMARRGLTAPDSGAYGFYGVRLREGLRHEVAPVDTTMQMEDFLPNPNGTELDDDEEESGTGIGNFFRRLFKGKKADEKKEEEPTVQSERTESASPEVAPTDTVKTRKQLRQERREQKRREKEAKRLQEEGNIP; this is translated from the coding sequence ATGACGTATCGTCAACAAAAGGCCCTCCGAATTGCGGGTTGGGCATTTCTAAGTATTTTTTTACTGGCCTGTGTAGGAGCGGGTATTGCCTACTCCAAACGGGAAAGTCTTTTACAGTCTACACTTGAACGGGCCATCCGTAAAGCCAAACGTGACTATAAACTCAATGTCCACATCGGTTCGGCCAAATTTACCGGGCTGAGTTCGGTGGCATTTCAGGACATTTCCGTTGTCCCCGAAGACCGCGACAGTCTGGCCCATATCCAGCAAGTAGAAGTAGCCGTTCGGTTCTGGCCCTTACTAACCGGAAAGATTGGCCTATCCGGCATGCTGCTCGACAACGGATTTATTCAGGTTGTCAAGCGCGACTCCCTGTCGAATATCGATTTTTTATTGCACAGGAAGCGGGATTCTACAGCCGTGGAAGAAGCGCCCAGAGAAACCACTCGCAAAACGGATTTATCCGAAGTAGCTGAAAATCTGATCGATAACATCCTCTCTAAAATTCCTGACGACCTGAACATCAACAATCTGGCGTTTCGGGTGATGGATAATAATGATACGCTGAACCTGCTGACTAAATCGGCCATCATTCAGAACGAAGAGGTTCGGTCTACCATCTTTCTCAACGGCAATCAGGCAACCTGGCATATAGCAGGAACCGCCGATCCGGCCGACCGGGAATACAACCTGGCTCTGTATGCCGATGGCAAGCCGATTGAGATACCGTATATCCAGAAAAAGTACAATTTAAAAGTACAGGTTGATACCCTACGGGCCGAACTGCACGATGTCGACAGGACGGGTGGTGAGTTTCGGATGGAAGGGGCTGGCTCGGTTCGAAATTTACGCATCAATCACCCTGCTATTGCCCGTACGGATGTGCTGGTTCCCCGAGCGGCTATGGACGCCCACCTGTTCGTTGGTAAAAATTATGTTGGCGTCGATAGTTCGTCAACACTCCATCTGGGCGAAGTGAGCGCTCATCCTTTTCTGAAATATACGCTTTCCGAAACCCCAGATCAGTCCAACCTGAAGCAGGCTCGTCATACCTCTCCGGACGACGAGGAGCCTGTAGGGCCGGGGAAAATTTATGAAGTTCAGCTCCATACCGGTCAGATGGAGGCTCAATCGCTGTTTAACTCATTCCCCCAAGGACTGTTCGAATCGCTCGAAGGAATGCAGGTAGCCGGCAAACTGAAGTACGACGTTACGTTCCGACTGGACACATCCCTCCCCGATTCGGTTGAATTCAACTCTGGCATGACCTCAGAAGGCTTTCAAATCCTGAAAATGGGGCAGACCGATTTTGCCGAAATCAATCATCCGTTTGTTTATACGCCCTACGAAAAAGGCAAACCCGTCCGCGACATAATCGTTGGGCCGAGCAATCCCGATTATACCCCAATCAACGAAATTTCACCTGATCTTCGCAATGCGCTGCTGACCTCGGAAGATTACAATTTCTTCACTCACAAAGGATTTAACGAAAAAGCCTTCCGTGTATCGATTGCTACCAATTTTAAGGAAAAGTCGTTCAAACGGGGAGCCAGTACAATTTCGATGCAGTTGGTTAAGAATGTGTTTCTGAATCGTAATAAAACGTTATCCCGTAAGGTCGAAGAAATTCTGATTGTCTGGCTCATCGAAAACCAGCATATCGTTCCGAAAGAACGGATGTATGAAGTATATCTGAACATCATTGAGTGGGGCCGGAATATTTATGGCATTGGCGAAGCCGCTCGGTATTATTTTGCCAAGCGCCCCGCTGATCTTGACTTAGGGGAGAGTATTTTTCTAGCTTTTGTCGTCCCTCGTCCTAAACACGCTCTCGACTGGTTCTTGCCCGATGGCACCCTGCAAACCCGAAATGTGCGCGGTTATTTCCGATTGATTGGGCGAATCATGGCACGGCGTGGCCTCACGGCTCCCGACTCCGGCGCTTATGGTTTCTATGGCGTTCGGCTTCGTGAAGGTCTCCGCCATGAAGTGGCTCCTGTCGATACGACGATGCAAATGGAGGACTTTCTGCCCAACCCGAATGGCACTGAACTCGATGACGATGAAGAAGAAAGCGGCACTGGAATCGGTAATTTTTTCCGTCGCCTTTTCAAGGGTAAAAAGGCCGATGAGAAGAAAGAAGAAGAGCCAACAGTTCAGTCAGAACGAACCGAGTCTGCCTCACCCGAGGTAGCTCCAACCGATACCGTCAAAACGCGCAAGCAACTTCGTCAGGAACGGCGCGAACAGAAACGCCGGGAAAAAGAAGCCAAGCGATTACAGGAAGAAGGCAACATCCCGTAA
- a CDS encoding GNAT family N-acetyltransferase: protein MISIRPGTLEDVPEAFELVMELAIYERAADEVTNTVEQMALDGFGPNPLFRMLVAEDSDSQRLVGMALYFYRYSTWKGKRLYLEDIIVKEEFRGYGIGKLLLDATIETARETNCTGMMWQVLDWNEPAIGFYKQFGTRFDDGWTNCHLDF from the coding sequence ATGATATCAATTCGTCCCGGCACCCTTGAAGATGTACCTGAAGCATTTGAGCTAGTCATGGAACTGGCCATTTATGAACGAGCCGCCGATGAAGTTACGAATACCGTCGAACAGATGGCGTTGGATGGCTTTGGCCCTAATCCCCTTTTTCGGATGCTCGTTGCCGAAGATTCCGATAGCCAACGACTCGTTGGTATGGCCCTGTATTTCTATCGATATTCGACCTGGAAAGGAAAACGGTTGTATCTGGAAGACATCATCGTCAAAGAAGAATTTCGGGGCTACGGAATCGGAAAACTACTGCTGGATGCCACCATCGAAACGGCCCGCGAAACCAATTGTACGGGTATGATGTGGCAGGTACTCGACTGGAATGAACCCGCCATCGGCTTCTACAAACAATTCGGCACTCGCTTCGACGACGGCTGGACCAACTGCCACCTGGATTTTTAA
- a CDS encoding DUF481 domain-containing protein, translating to MREAILSVFLLTGLATMSCAQLNESDSSRFQIRMSLTGNFQQGNVDVSTVRSKLDLIISPVRAWVFKSQNSSLYQSFYSVKADNDLFSRNYLYYHPERRVYPFAIAYISTNYRRKIDLRYFTGAGATLQLISKPRHVLKLSAGTVYENTRFTADMYNETRYNGSQSIAIWRGTVWLGGWHYLFDNYLRLYYDAYYQPAFSDTHNYRWQYDIGFDFPIWRGLAFNAIYTFTHENVVITKIQPDDKILTVGLAYTLRSQHKQ from the coding sequence ATGAGGGAGGCTATTTTATCTGTCTTCTTACTGACCGGGCTGGCAACCATGAGTTGTGCCCAACTTAATGAGAGTGATTCTTCCCGATTTCAGATTCGGATGTCATTGACAGGCAATTTTCAGCAAGGTAATGTGGACGTGAGCACTGTGCGGAGTAAGTTGGATTTAATTATATCTCCGGTTCGGGCGTGGGTGTTCAAGTCTCAGAACTCCAGTTTGTATCAGTCGTTCTACTCGGTCAAAGCCGACAATGACCTGTTCAGCCGGAATTATCTCTACTACCACCCTGAACGGCGTGTGTACCCGTTTGCTATTGCCTACATATCGACCAACTACCGCCGAAAAATCGACCTACGCTATTTTACCGGAGCCGGAGCCACGTTGCAACTCATTAGCAAGCCCAGGCATGTACTGAAACTATCGGCGGGGACAGTCTATGAGAACACCCGTTTTACGGCTGATATGTATAACGAGACTCGGTACAACGGCTCCCAATCTATTGCTATCTGGCGCGGCACAGTCTGGTTGGGTGGCTGGCATTATTTGTTCGATAATTACCTGCGACTCTATTACGATGCCTACTATCAGCCCGCTTTTTCGGATACCCACAACTACCGCTGGCAATACGACATCGGTTTTGATTTCCCAATCTGGCGGGGGCTGGCATTCAATGCGATTTATACCTTTACGCATGAGAATGTGGTGATTACGAAAATCCAGCCCGACGACAAAATACTGACGGTTGGTCTAGCCTATACCCTACGTAGCCAGCACAAACAATGA
- a CDS encoding 1-aminocyclopropane-1-carboxylate deaminase/D-cysteine desulfhydrase has protein sequence MHSLLQSLDNPFPESINIRLLLKRDDLLHPHISGNKWRKLKYNLLAARQQGFDTLLTFGGAYSNHLYATAAAGQAFGFRTIGVVRGDELAQAPRNKTLQACEDYGMTLHFVSRADYRKKQEEAFWADLIAQFGSCYILPEGGTNELAIQGTAEIIPELIAQLGAIPDYVCCPVGTGGTVAGLALSAPERMQVIGFVVLKADSGFAFQIIRVAESKPTNLTLLPDYHFGGYARTTPQLIEFIRAFERKTGLLLDQVYTGKMLFGIYDLARRGYFSEGATVVAIHTGGLQGRSDELTMLIP, from the coding sequence ATGCATTCGCTTTTACAATCACTGGATAACCCCTTTCCCGAATCAATCAACATCCGGTTGCTGCTCAAGCGGGACGATCTGTTGCATCCGCATATATCGGGCAATAAATGGCGAAAGCTGAAATACAACCTGCTGGCTGCTCGCCAGCAGGGTTTCGATACGCTACTGACGTTTGGCGGGGCCTATTCCAATCATCTGTATGCTACAGCGGCTGCTGGTCAGGCGTTTGGCTTTCGAACGATTGGGGTTGTACGGGGCGACGAGCTGGCCCAGGCACCGCGTAACAAAACCTTGCAGGCCTGCGAAGACTATGGCATGACTCTTCATTTTGTCAGCCGGGCCGACTATCGGAAGAAGCAAGAGGAAGCATTTTGGGCCGATTTAATCGCTCAATTTGGATCGTGTTATATCCTGCCCGAAGGAGGAACCAACGAGCTGGCTATTCAGGGAACCGCCGAAATTATCCCTGAACTAATCGCTCAATTGGGCGCTATTCCCGATTATGTATGTTGTCCGGTGGGTACGGGTGGAACTGTGGCAGGATTAGCTCTTTCGGCTCCCGAAAGAATGCAGGTTATCGGATTTGTAGTCTTGAAAGCCGATTCGGGTTTCGCGTTTCAGATTATCAGGGTTGCGGAATCTAAGCCGACGAACCTAACGTTACTCCCGGATTATCACTTCGGGGGCTATGCCCGAACGACTCCGCAACTGATCGAGTTTATCCGGGCGTTTGAGCGAAAAACAGGCCTTCTACTCGATCAGGTGTATACGGGCAAGATGCTGTTCGGAATTTACGACTTGGCCCGGCGCGGTTATTTTTCAGAAGGAGCTACGGTTGTGGCCATACATACCGGCGGGTTACAGGGTAGGAGCGACGAACTGACGATGCTAATTCCATAA
- a CDS encoding NADPH-dependent F420 reductase: MIIAIIGSGNVGGALAQRFIEVGHTVLIGARFPLSEKSVKLATKIGEDRFTSPNHAVAQAEVIVLATPALKTIDVVQELGDTTDKVIIDTMNSVRGMGPAGFDNTTNAILANTVTRDVVKCFNTTGFENILNPHYGDQAADMFMAGDSLKGKAIAAQLAREIGFSDCYDLGGNDKLTLIEQLALNWINLALFQGYGRSMAFTVLKR, translated from the coding sequence ATGATCATTGCTATTATTGGTTCCGGCAACGTTGGAGGAGCATTAGCCCAACGCTTTATTGAAGTTGGCCATACCGTATTGATTGGCGCTCGATTTCCACTTTCTGAAAAGTCAGTCAAGCTAGCCACAAAAATCGGAGAAGACCGCTTTACTTCACCAAACCATGCGGTTGCACAGGCAGAGGTTATTGTGCTGGCTACCCCTGCCTTGAAAACGATAGACGTAGTTCAGGAATTAGGTGACACCACTGACAAAGTCATTATCGATACCATGAATAGTGTCCGAGGCATGGGACCAGCCGGATTCGATAACACGACCAATGCCATTCTGGCCAATACAGTCACTCGCGATGTGGTAAAGTGTTTCAACACAACCGGCTTTGAAAATATACTCAACCCACATTATGGCGACCAGGCCGCCGATATGTTTATGGCAGGTGACAGCCTGAAAGGCAAAGCCATTGCCGCTCAACTGGCCAGAGAAATTGGCTTTTCAGACTGCTATGACCTGGGCGGAAACGATAAGCTTACCCTCATAGAACAATTAGCGCTAAACTGGATCAATTTAGCCCTTTTTCAAGGGTATGGGCGGAGTATGGCTTTTACCGTTTTAAAGCGTTGA
- a CDS encoding response regulator, producing MPLRLIIADDHPLLVDGVRSVLDEMDEVEVLDPVTNGHQLLDRLQKQSIDLVLLDLNMPHMDGIATLTTLKEKRPDLKVIIFTSYDQPKLIKEMKALGANGYLLKTSRSATLKAAIRAVAAGENWFPETGVAVHTSERLVDDFTVKYQITKREVEIIRLVVQGYSTRQIGEQLFISEFTVNAHRRNIARKLGIDTPIGLLNFAREQGLV from the coding sequence ATGCCATTACGGCTCATTATAGCAGATGATCACCCTCTACTGGTTGATGGGGTACGGTCGGTACTTGATGAGATGGACGAGGTAGAGGTGCTTGACCCTGTAACCAATGGACATCAGCTATTGGACCGCCTGCAAAAGCAGTCAATCGACCTGGTTTTGCTCGATCTGAATATGCCGCATATGGACGGCATCGCTACATTGACGACGCTGAAAGAAAAACGACCTGATCTTAAAGTGATCATCTTCACCAGTTATGATCAGCCGAAGTTGATCAAGGAAATGAAAGCGTTAGGCGCTAATGGGTACTTGTTGAAAACGAGTCGTTCGGCGACCCTGAAAGCCGCTATTCGGGCAGTTGCTGCTGGTGAAAACTGGTTTCCTGAAACAGGAGTGGCTGTCCATACATCGGAACGATTGGTCGATGATTTCACTGTAAAATACCAGATAACGAAACGCGAGGTCGAAATAATCCGGCTGGTTGTGCAGGGGTATTCAACCCGTCAGATTGGCGAACAGCTGTTTATCAGCGAATTTACAGTGAATGCCCACCGCCGGAACATAGCCCGCAAACTGGGTATCGATACGCCCATTGGCTTGCTTAACTTTGCCAGGGAACAGGGACTGGTATAA
- a CDS encoding acyl-CoA dehydrogenase family protein codes for METIFTTERVRPLLVRVREFVETELIPLEAGFSHQNLKAILPILDQKREQVKAAGLWGLALSEAEGGHGLTLCEFGQISEVLAYAPFFGHYVFGCQAPDIGNIELLHKFASPELKERYLKPLMAGEIRSCFSMTEPDFAGSNPTRMATLAVRDGDSYVINGRKWFTSSADGAAFAVVMAVTNPEAAPHQRASMIIVPTDTPGFTIERNIPVFGEAGEGWFSHAEVTYTNCRVPMSNVIAGEGMGFRLAQERLGPGRVHHCMRWIGNAEKALDLLCKRAATREIEDYVMLGEKQFIQDFIAESRAEIDACRLYVLNTAYMIDTVGVSNVREAVSAIKFFVANAFLRVLDRSIQVHGALGVTDDTVLSAMYRHERGARIWDGADEVHKQNLAISILKRYGLDIKQKVKEIRQFRKLMASQQE; via the coding sequence ATGGAAACCATTTTTACCACCGAACGGGTCCGACCTTTACTAGTGCGGGTTCGTGAGTTTGTCGAAACAGAACTGATTCCGCTCGAAGCCGGCTTTTCGCATCAGAACCTGAAAGCCATTCTGCCTATTCTTGATCAAAAACGGGAACAGGTCAAAGCGGCTGGCCTTTGGGGCCTGGCACTTTCTGAAGCCGAGGGTGGACATGGGCTAACGCTTTGCGAGTTCGGGCAGATTAGCGAAGTACTGGCCTATGCGCCATTCTTCGGGCACTATGTCTTTGGCTGCCAGGCTCCCGACATTGGTAATATCGAACTCCTGCACAAGTTTGCATCGCCCGAATTGAAAGAGCGGTATCTGAAGCCGCTTATGGCAGGTGAAATCCGTTCCTGCTTCTCGATGACCGAACCTGATTTTGCCGGTTCTAATCCAACGCGTATGGCAACGCTGGCGGTGCGAGATGGGGATAGCTACGTCATTAACGGTCGAAAGTGGTTTACCTCCTCCGCCGATGGCGCTGCCTTTGCGGTGGTGATGGCCGTAACGAATCCAGAGGCAGCACCGCACCAACGCGCCAGTATGATTATTGTGCCAACCGATACCCCCGGCTTTACTATTGAGCGGAATATTCCGGTCTTCGGCGAAGCGGGTGAAGGGTGGTTTAGTCATGCCGAAGTGACCTATACCAACTGCCGGGTGCCCATGTCGAACGTCATTGCTGGTGAGGGAATGGGTTTTCGACTGGCGCAGGAACGTCTGGGGCCGGGACGTGTCCATCATTGTATGCGTTGGATCGGTAATGCTGAAAAAGCACTGGATCTGCTCTGCAAACGAGCCGCTACCCGAGAGATTGAAGATTATGTGATGCTTGGTGAAAAGCAGTTTATCCAGGACTTTATTGCCGAGAGCCGCGCCGAAATTGATGCCTGTCGGCTGTATGTACTCAATACGGCCTACATGATCGATACGGTTGGCGTAAGCAATGTCCGTGAGGCTGTATCGGCTATTAAATTCTTCGTGGCTAACGCATTCCTGCGCGTACTGGACCGGTCTATTCAGGTACATGGCGCGTTGGGCGTAACGGACGATACCGTACTGTCGGCGATGTATCGGCACGAACGAGGTGCCCGCATCTGGGATGGGGCTGATGAAGTGCATAAGCAGAATTTAGCAATTAGTATCCTCAAACGGTATGGTCTGGACATTAAACAAAAGGTAAAGGAAATCCGGCAGTTCCGTAAACTAATGGCGTCTCAGCAGGAATAA
- a CDS encoding TMEM175 family protein, with amino-acid sequence MDYFSKSRVEAFSDGVFAIIVTLLVLEIKVPHLVQAESVRELGEALVSLLPKISSWVISFLIVCVIWVNHHRILDQIERVTHSFFWLNALLLLWCSFIPFPTALMGDYLSNPLAAFMFGFVLAMMALTFSFIRWYALRNKLVLKPEIDLVQFRQATIRSVVFGPVFYLIGGILAFVHPWVSMSIYACIPLYFILYNSTR; translated from the coding sequence ATGGATTACTTCTCTAAATCACGGGTAGAAGCATTCAGCGACGGTGTTTTTGCGATTATTGTAACGTTGCTGGTACTGGAAATTAAGGTGCCACATCTTGTGCAAGCCGAATCGGTTCGTGAACTGGGAGAGGCATTGGTTTCATTACTCCCCAAGATTAGTAGCTGGGTAATCAGTTTTCTGATCGTATGCGTGATTTGGGTGAACCATCATCGAATTCTGGACCAGATTGAGCGGGTGACCCACAGCTTTTTCTGGCTTAATGCTTTGTTGCTGTTGTGGTGTTCATTTATTCCATTTCCAACGGCCCTTATGGGCGATTATCTTTCGAATCCGCTGGCTGCCTTTATGTTTGGATTCGTTCTGGCCATGATGGCCCTGACCTTTAGTTTTATCCGTTGGTACGCGCTTCGAAACAAACTCGTCTTAAAACCAGAGATCGATTTAGTCCAATTTCGGCAGGCGACGATTCGGTCGGTAGTATTTGGACCAGTGTTCTATCTGATAGGTGGTATACTGGCTTTCGTTCATCCGTGGGTATCGATGAGCATTTATGCCTGTATTCCGCTCTATTTTATTCTGTATAATTCGACCCGTTAA